In a genomic window of Sulfurisphaera tokodaii str. 7:
- a CDS encoding PaREP1 family protein — translation MLTSPQQIRDWIKEADELLEKGDVVQASEKYYKAVEEAIKILSRKYNLGVVKRLRHGRWSSELLFDAVNELRSDEVKEIWYIAWELHVDGFHEMILTEERLRLVKDKIKKILNYL, via the coding sequence TTGTTAACCTCGCCTCAGCAAATAAGAGATTGGATTAAAGAGGCTGATGAGCTTTTAGAGAAAGGAGATGTTGTGCAAGCTTCAGAAAAATACTATAAGGCAGTAGAGGAGGCAATAAAAATTCTCTCAAGAAAATATAATTTAGGTGTTGTAAAAAGATTGAGACACGGTAGATGGTCCTCAGAACTTCTATTTGATGCTGTAAACGAGCTAAGAAGTGATGAAGTTAAAGAGATCTGGTATATAGCTTGGGAACTCCACGTAGATGGATTTCATGAAATGATATTAACAGAAGAAAGACTAAGATTAGTAAAGGATAAAATTAAGAAAATTTTGAATTATTTATAA
- a CDS encoding PaREP1 family protein: MLRPLTSAEAYLQEADELLEKGDVVQASEKYYKAVEEAIKILAVENKISTLNEAKAKGSWDLETLNKAINELAKIYGERIIIDWSASVSLVTTNLSPNSIKDVVKYVRDIVNLASANKRLD, translated from the coding sequence ATGTTAAGACCTTTAACATCTGCTGAGGCTTATTTACAAGAGGCTGATGAGCTTTTAGAGAAAGGAGATGTTGTGCAAGCTTCAGAAAAATACTATAAGGCAGTAGAGGAGGCAATAAAAATTCTAGCTGTGGAAAATAAGATCAGTACTTTAAATGAGGCTAAGGCTAAGGGGAGTTGGGATTTGGAAACACTAAATAAGGCTATTAATGAATTGGCAAAAATATACGGTGAAAGAATTATCATTGATTGGTCAGCCTCTGTAAGTTTAGTCACTACAAATTTAAGCCCTAATTCAATAAAAGACGTTGTAAAATACGTGAGAGACATTGTTAACCTCGCCTCAGCAAATAAGAGATTGGATTAA